One Lepus europaeus isolate LE1 chromosome 7, mLepTim1.pri, whole genome shotgun sequence DNA segment encodes these proteins:
- the TALDO1 gene encoding transaldolase produces MSGSPVKRQRMESALEQLKQFTTVVADTGDFHAIEEFKPQDATTNPSLILAAAQMPAYQELVQEAMAYGKALGGPQEDQIKNAMDKLFVLFGAEILKKIPGRVSTEVDARLSFDKDAMVARARRLIQLYEEAGVSKDRILIKLSSTWEGIQAGKELEQQHGVHCNMTLLFSFAQAVACAEAGVTLISPFVGRILDWHVANTEKKAYEPLEDPGVRSVTKIYNYYKKFGYKTIVMGASFRNTGEIKALAGCDFLTISPKLLGELQRDSAKLAPVLSVKAAQASDLEQVHLDEAAFRWLHNEDQMAVEKLSDGIRKFAADAVKLERMLMERMFSSENGSENGK; encoded by the exons CCATCGAGGAGTTCAAGCCTCAGGATGCCACCACCAACCCGTCGCTGATCCTGGCCGCAGCACAGATGCCCGCCTACCAGGAGCTGGTGCAGGAGGCCATGGCCTACGGCAAGGCACTGGGCGG GCCCCAAGAGGACCAGATCAAAAACGCCATGGACAAGCTTTTTGTGTTGTTTGGAGCAGAGATACTGAAAAAGATTCCGGGCCGTGTGTCCACAGAAGTGGACGCGAG GCTCTCCTTCGACAAGGACGCAATGGTGGCCCGAGCCAGGCGCCTCATCCAGCTCTACGAGGAGGCCGGCGTCAGCAAGGACAGGATTCTGATAAAGCTGTCGTCCACCTGGGAAGGAATCCAGGCAGGAAA ggagctggagcagcagcaCGGCGTCCACTGCAACATGACGCTGCTCTTCTCCTTCGCCCAGGCTGTGGCCTGCGCCGAGGCGGGCGTGACACTCATCTCCCCCTTTGTGGGGCGCATCCTGGACTGGCACGTGGCCAACACGGAGAAGAAGGCCTACGAGCCCCTCGAGGACCCTG GGGTGAGGAGCGTCACCAAGATCTACAACTACTACAAGAAGTTCGGCTACAAGACCATCGTCATGGGCGCCTCCTTCCGCAACACGGGCGAGATCAAGGCGCTGGCCGGCTGCGACTTCCTCACCATCTCGCCCAAGCTGCTGGGGGAGCTGCAGAGAGACAGCGCCAAGCTGGCGCCTGTGCTCTCGGTCAAGGCGG cccaggccagcgacctggagcaggtgcacctggacGAGGCGGCCTTCCGCTGGCTGCACAACGAGGACCAGATGGCCGTGGAGAAGCTCTCCGACGGGATCCGCAAGTTCGCCGCCGACGCCGTGAAGCTGGAGCGCATGCTCATG GAGCGCATGTTCAGCTCAGAGAACGGCTCAGAGAACGGCAAGTGA